The following are encoded together in the Microbacterium hatanonis genome:
- the sucD gene encoding succinate--CoA ligase subunit alpha — protein MSIYLNKDSKVIVQGITGGEGTKHTALMLKAGTQVVGGVNARKAGTVVTHQDKDGNDVELPVFASVAEAIAATGADVSIAFVPPAFTKDAMIEAIDAEIPLLVVITEGVPVGDSAEAWAYAKSKGETTRIIGPNCPGIITPGEALVGITPANITGKGPIGLVSKSGTLTYQMMFELRDLGFSTAIGIGGDPIIGTTHIDALAAFEADPETKAIVMIGEIGGDAEERAADFIKANVTKPVVGYVAGFTAPEGKTMGHAGAIVSGSAGTAQAKKEALEAAGVKVGKTPSETATLMREIIAAL, from the coding sequence ATGTCGATCTACCTCAACAAGGATTCCAAGGTCATCGTCCAGGGCATCACGGGCGGCGAGGGCACCAAGCACACCGCCCTCATGCTGAAGGCCGGCACCCAGGTCGTCGGCGGCGTCAACGCCCGCAAGGCGGGCACCGTCGTCACGCACCAGGACAAGGACGGCAACGACGTCGAGCTCCCCGTGTTCGCCTCGGTCGCGGAGGCGATCGCGGCCACGGGCGCCGACGTGTCGATCGCGTTCGTGCCGCCGGCGTTCACGAAGGACGCCATGATCGAGGCCATCGATGCCGAGATCCCGCTGCTCGTCGTCATCACCGAGGGCGTCCCCGTCGGCGACAGCGCCGAGGCATGGGCCTACGCCAAGTCGAAGGGCGAGACCACGCGCATCATCGGTCCGAACTGCCCGGGCATCATCACGCCCGGTGAGGCGCTCGTCGGGATCACCCCCGCCAACATCACGGGCAAGGGCCCGATCGGCCTCGTCTCGAAGTCGGGCACGCTGACCTACCAGATGATGTTCGAGCTGCGCGACCTCGGCTTCTCGACCGCCATCGGCATCGGCGGCGACCCGATCATCGGCACGACGCACATCGACGCGCTCGCCGCGTTCGAGGCCGACCCCGAGACCAAGGCCATCGTCATGATCGGCGAGATCGGCGGCGACGCCGAAGAGCGCGCAGCCGACTTCATCAAGGCCAACGTCACCAAGCCGGTCGTCGGCTACGTCGCCGGTTTCACCGCGCCCGAGGGCAAGACCATGGGTCACGCCGGCGCCATCGTCTCGGGCTCGGCGGGCACCGCGCAGGCCAAGAAGGAGGCCCTCGAGGCCGCCGGGGTCAAGGTCGGCAAGACGCCCAGCGAGACCGCGACGCTCATGCGCGAGATCATCGCCGCACTGTAA
- a CDS encoding acyl-CoA dehydrogenase family protein: protein MSDAATSHLPGEAVSRYDLTGRRGTDYYAVFADVADADLDAWKNAQTLIDEVGARMQGAWDAAEFPIDLLPRMGELGLFADGIDDPDLPASSPLAAGLVNMEVSRGDGSLGTIVAVQGGLALRTLALYGSPEQRERWLQPLFRGDVLGAFALTEPDHGSDSVSLETVARRDGDEWVLRGTKKWIGNGASGGVTFVWARVDDPDAAEHGSVRCFLVEQSLPGYTGTVIPGKASLRAIHQAHIALDDVRLPLSAVLPGTKSFKDASTVLFATRSGVAWSALGHATACYEAALSYATQRVQFGKPLAKFQLIQERLTQMLDDLTGMQLFCRRLADLEASGGLRPTQASLAKYHNTRAARRVASTARDLLGGNGILLENGVMQHMADIEAIHTYEGTESVQALLLGRDITGMSAFV from the coding sequence ATGAGCGACGCTGCTACTTCACACCTCCCCGGCGAGGCCGTCTCGCGCTACGACCTCACCGGTCGACGCGGCACCGACTACTACGCGGTCTTCGCCGACGTGGCCGATGCCGACCTCGACGCGTGGAAGAACGCGCAGACGCTCATCGACGAGGTCGGGGCGCGCATGCAGGGGGCCTGGGATGCCGCGGAGTTCCCCATCGACCTCCTCCCCCGCATGGGCGAGCTCGGGTTGTTCGCCGACGGCATCGACGACCCCGATCTGCCCGCGTCGTCGCCCCTCGCGGCGGGCCTGGTGAACATGGAGGTCTCGCGCGGCGACGGCTCGCTCGGCACGATCGTGGCCGTGCAGGGCGGACTCGCCCTGCGCACCCTCGCGCTCTACGGCTCGCCGGAGCAGCGCGAGCGATGGCTGCAGCCGCTCTTCCGCGGAGACGTGCTCGGGGCCTTCGCGCTCACCGAACCCGACCACGGGTCGGACTCCGTCTCGCTCGAGACGGTCGCACGCCGCGACGGCGACGAATGGGTGCTGCGCGGCACGAAGAAGTGGATCGGCAACGGAGCCTCGGGCGGCGTCACCTTCGTGTGGGCGCGCGTCGACGACCCCGACGCCGCCGAGCACGGCTCGGTGCGATGCTTCCTCGTCGAGCAGTCGCTCCCCGGGTACACCGGCACCGTCATCCCCGGCAAGGCGTCGCTGCGAGCGATCCACCAGGCGCACATCGCTCTCGACGACGTGCGGCTGCCACTGAGCGCGGTACTGCCCGGCACGAAGAGCTTCAAGGATGCCTCAACCGTGCTCTTCGCCACTCGTTCGGGAGTCGCCTGGTCGGCGCTCGGTCACGCGACCGCCTGCTACGAGGCCGCCCTGTCGTACGCGACCCAGCGCGTGCAGTTCGGCAAGCCCCTGGCGAAGTTCCAGCTCATCCAGGAACGTCTGACGCAGATGCTCGACGACCTCACCGGCATGCAGCTGTTCTGTCGACGGCTGGCCGACCTCGAAGCATCCGGGGGACTTCGTCCCACGCAGGCGTCCCTGGCGAAGTACCACAACACCCGCGCCGCCCGTCGGGTCGCGTCGACGGCGCGCGACCTGCTCGGCGGCAATGGCATCCTGCTCGAGAACGGCGTGATGCAGCACATGGCCGACATCGAGGCGATCCACACCTACGAGGGCACGGAGAGCGTGCAGGCGCTGCTGCTCGGTCGCGACATCACGGGAATGAGCGCGTTCGTATAG
- the sucC gene encoding ADP-forming succinate--CoA ligase subunit beta, producing the protein MDLYEYQARDLFEKYEVPVLAGIIADTPEEVRAAAEKLGGVVVVKAQVKTGGRGKAGGVKVAKTPDEAFEAAQAILGLDIKGHVVKRVMVAAGARIAQEFYFSVLLDRANRSYLSLASVEGGMEIEQLAVEKPEALARIEVDPIEGITPEKALEIAKAGGFDDELAPKVADVFVKLYAVYTGEDATLVEVNPLILSEEGDVIALDGKVSLDENAGFRHPEHEELEDKDAADPLEAKAKAHDLNYVKLDGQVGIIGNGAGLVMSTLDVVAYAGEKHGGVKPANFLDIGGGASATIMAAGLDVILGDEQVKSVFVNVFGGITSCVAVADGIVKALEILGDTASKPLVVRLDGNQVEEGRAILAAANHPLVTLAAGMDEGADKAAELANA; encoded by the coding sequence GTGGATCTGTACGAGTACCAGGCACGCGATCTGTTCGAAAAGTACGAGGTGCCGGTGCTTGCCGGCATCATCGCCGATACCCCCGAAGAAGTGAGAGCCGCGGCTGAGAAGCTGGGCGGCGTCGTCGTCGTCAAGGCGCAGGTCAAGACCGGCGGCCGCGGAAAGGCCGGCGGCGTCAAGGTCGCCAAGACCCCCGACGAGGCTTTCGAGGCGGCGCAGGCCATCCTCGGTCTCGACATCAAGGGCCACGTCGTCAAGCGCGTGATGGTCGCCGCCGGCGCCCGTATCGCCCAGGAGTTCTACTTCTCGGTGCTGCTCGACCGCGCGAACCGCTCGTACCTGAGCCTCGCCAGCGTCGAAGGCGGCATGGAGATCGAGCAGCTCGCGGTCGAGAAGCCCGAGGCGCTCGCGCGCATCGAGGTCGACCCGATCGAGGGGATCACCCCCGAGAAGGCGCTCGAGATCGCCAAGGCCGGCGGTTTCGACGATGAGCTCGCCCCGAAGGTCGCCGACGTCTTCGTCAAGCTCTACGCCGTCTACACCGGAGAAGACGCCACGCTGGTCGAGGTGAACCCGCTGATCCTCTCGGAGGAGGGCGACGTCATCGCCCTCGACGGCAAGGTCTCGCTCGACGAGAACGCCGGCTTCCGCCACCCCGAGCACGAAGAGCTCGAGGACAAGGACGCCGCCGACCCGCTCGAGGCCAAGGCCAAGGCCCACGACCTGAACTACGTCAAGCTCGACGGCCAGGTCGGCATCATCGGCAACGGCGCGGGGCTGGTCATGTCCACCCTCGACGTCGTGGCGTACGCCGGTGAGAAGCACGGCGGCGTCAAGCCCGCGAACTTCCTCGACATCGGCGGCGGAGCCTCGGCGACGATCATGGCCGCCGGGCTCGACGTCATCCTCGGCGACGAGCAGGTCAAGAGCGTGTTCGTCAACGTCTTCGGCGGCATCACCTCGTGCGTCGCGGTCGCAGACGGCATCGTGAAGGCGCTCGAGATCCTCGGCGACACCGCCTCCAAGCCGCTCGTCGTGCGCCTCGACGGCAACCAGGTCGAAGAGGGTCGCGCGATCCTCGCCGCCGCCAACCACCCGCTCGTGACCCTCGCCGCCGGTATGGACGAGGGCGCCGACAAGGCCGCCGAGCTGGCGAACGCCTGA
- a CDS encoding polysaccharide deacetylase family protein codes for MRRCRSVALVTVSALLLSGCAVASDPQWTPPGWEEHDIRISTAPEPIDPATVGALSGERLRNDTVGLQARFSLLPGSGAFDDRVVGMVRDAVQGRAAAVGRAYAPEVFPLGAGLGERGCVRGATLKAGAEILADPALGPVGGTGVAVACDIVAATGPILGERVRVVAGDASGVASDETTIVYADVTTGTVGSAAELWNPEASARLHGEIVELLRREAGALSLATVAPADESSLARFAPSLETTVPGAGGSLVITIAPGFTAPELVALDVPPTGSPLVIEVPAQTAATLVTPLGATLVAAGQAGAAFENPAAPPAGRTPVDCDLFPCVALTYDDGPSDFTPGILDELASRRAAATFFTMGDKASRYGDVLRRMVAEGHLAENHTWNHPHLPDIPLDAALRQIRDATGAIEKQTGERITMFRPPYGEYTSEIVAAAGLPAILWDVDTLDWQGISDDVLIDRAVEQPRPGSIVLQHDIQPNTARTAGAIYDGLRDRGFSLVTVAQLFGGQAPASGAWRSGR; via the coding sequence GTGAGGCGATGCCGTTCGGTCGCGCTCGTCACGGTGAGCGCGCTCCTGCTGAGCGGGTGCGCCGTCGCGAGCGATCCGCAATGGACCCCACCCGGATGGGAGGAGCACGACATCCGCATTTCGACAGCCCCCGAACCCATCGACCCCGCGACCGTCGGCGCACTCAGCGGCGAACGCCTCCGCAACGACACCGTCGGTCTCCAGGCCCGGTTCTCGCTGCTTCCCGGCTCCGGGGCGTTCGACGATCGGGTCGTCGGCATGGTCCGCGACGCCGTCCAGGGTCGTGCCGCCGCGGTCGGGAGAGCCTATGCTCCCGAAGTGTTCCCCCTCGGCGCCGGACTCGGCGAACGCGGGTGCGTGCGCGGAGCGACCCTGAAGGCCGGCGCCGAGATCCTGGCCGATCCCGCCCTCGGACCGGTGGGCGGCACCGGGGTCGCCGTCGCGTGCGACATCGTCGCCGCGACCGGACCGATCCTCGGCGAGCGGGTGAGGGTCGTCGCCGGTGACGCGAGCGGCGTGGCATCGGACGAGACGACCATCGTCTACGCCGACGTCACCACCGGCACGGTCGGCTCCGCCGCGGAACTCTGGAATCCGGAAGCATCCGCCCGCCTCCACGGCGAGATCGTGGAGCTGTTGCGTCGCGAGGCAGGCGCGCTCAGCCTGGCCACGGTCGCGCCCGCCGACGAGTCGAGTCTGGCGAGGTTCGCCCCTTCGCTCGAGACGACCGTCCCCGGTGCGGGCGGGTCGCTCGTCATCACGATCGCGCCCGGTTTCACCGCTCCCGAGCTCGTGGCACTCGATGTGCCGCCGACCGGGTCGCCCCTCGTGATCGAGGTGCCCGCGCAGACCGCGGCGACCCTGGTCACACCGCTGGGTGCGACGCTCGTCGCGGCCGGGCAGGCGGGCGCCGCTTTCGAGAATCCCGCCGCGCCGCCCGCCGGGCGCACCCCGGTCGACTGCGACCTCTTTCCGTGCGTGGCGCTCACCTACGACGACGGACCCAGCGACTTCACTCCTGGCATCCTCGACGAGCTCGCCTCGCGCCGTGCGGCCGCGACGTTCTTCACGATGGGCGACAAGGCCTCGCGCTACGGCGACGTGCTGCGTCGAATGGTCGCGGAGGGTCATCTCGCCGAGAACCACACGTGGAACCACCCGCACCTTCCCGACATCCCGCTCGACGCGGCGCTTCGCCAGATCCGCGACGCCACCGGGGCGATCGAGAAGCAGACGGGGGAGCGGATCACGATGTTCCGTCCGCCCTACGGCGAGTACACCTCCGAGATCGTTGCGGCGGCGGGTCTTCCCGCGATCCTCTGGGATGTCGACACGTTGGACTGGCAGGGAATCTCCGACGACGTGCTGATCGATCGCGCCGTCGAGCAGCCCCGGCCGGGATCGATCGTGCTGCAGCACGACATCCAGCCGAACACCGCCCGCACCGCCGGAGCGATCTACGACGGGCTGCGCGACCGGGGCTTCAGCCTCGTGACCGTCGCGCAGCTGTTCGGCGGACAGGCGCCTGCGTCGGGCGCCTGGCGCAGCGGCCGCTGA
- a CDS encoding nitroreductase family deazaflavin-dependent oxidoreductase has product MPLSGEYLPSTSEWARNQAETFEATGGAEAAELRGVPIIVLTTVGAKSGALRKTALMRVEHDGRYAVVASQGGAPKAPAWYWNLVKNAHVELQDGAVTRDYLAHEAEGDEYAEWWARATAVWPDYDAYQAKTDRRIALFVLEPVTD; this is encoded by the coding sequence ATGCCGCTTTCCGGGGAGTATCTGCCCAGCACGTCCGAGTGGGCCCGCAACCAGGCCGAGACCTTCGAAGCCACCGGGGGTGCCGAAGCCGCCGAGCTGCGCGGTGTGCCGATCATCGTGCTGACGACCGTGGGCGCGAAGTCGGGAGCGCTGCGCAAGACCGCCCTCATGCGCGTCGAGCACGACGGCCGCTACGCGGTCGTCGCCTCGCAGGGAGGTGCTCCGAAGGCTCCCGCCTGGTACTGGAACCTCGTCAAGAACGCGCACGTCGAGCTCCAGGACGGCGCCGTGACCCGCGACTACCTCGCGCACGAGGCCGAGGGCGACGAGTACGCCGAGTGGTGGGCACGGGCCACCGCGGTGTGGCCCGACTACGACGCGTACCAGGCGAAGACCGATCGCCGGATCGCGCTGTTCGTGCTCGAGCCCGTCACCGACTGA
- a CDS encoding AI-2E family transporter, producing the protein MSLFRRASVHKDAVASAIEHTEDTPPRSLWADGFGRLALRGVQIIVLVIVVAGLIWGIQQVTLVVIPLILALIFASAFGPFTMWMRRKGVPSLIATLLTLLAVVAVLTGLGWLVVRAVIDQWDDLYSQAQDGFSQALDWYHTLPFAISPEQIDSAMSAITDFVTSAQFGTGALAGVSAIASFVTGFVLLIVILFFFLKDGPRMWEFVLRPFRGAHYDRARRVGDKTVTVLGSYVRGTASVAAVDAIGIFIGLLILQVPLALPLAVLVFLLAFIPIVGAVSAGVLAALVALVANGPVNALFVVGVVVLVNQLEGNFLQPVLMGRSMKLHSFVVLVVLAGGTAIGGILGTLLAVPLTAVAWGIVSVWNGEDEPAEWARRKKRRSPVPLSGGEG; encoded by the coding sequence ATGAGCCTGTTCCGTCGCGCGTCCGTGCACAAGGATGCCGTGGCATCCGCCATCGAGCACACAGAAGACACCCCGCCCCGTTCGCTGTGGGCCGATGGCTTCGGACGACTCGCCCTGCGCGGGGTGCAGATCATCGTGCTCGTCATCGTCGTCGCCGGTCTCATCTGGGGCATCCAGCAGGTGACGCTGGTCGTGATCCCGCTCATCCTCGCGCTGATCTTCGCCTCGGCGTTCGGTCCGTTCACGATGTGGATGCGGCGCAAGGGCGTGCCGTCGCTGATCGCGACCCTGCTCACCCTGCTCGCCGTCGTCGCGGTGCTGACGGGGCTGGGCTGGCTGGTCGTCCGCGCCGTCATCGACCAGTGGGACGACCTCTACTCGCAGGCGCAGGACGGCTTCTCGCAGGCGCTCGACTGGTACCACACGCTGCCGTTCGCCATCTCTCCCGAGCAGATCGACAGCGCGATGTCGGCGATCACCGACTTCGTCACGAGCGCGCAGTTCGGCACGGGGGCACTGGCGGGCGTCAGCGCGATCGCCTCCTTCGTCACCGGTTTCGTGCTGCTGATCGTGATCCTCTTCTTCTTCCTCAAGGACGGACCCCGGATGTGGGAGTTCGTGCTGCGCCCCTTCCGCGGCGCCCACTACGACCGTGCACGCCGCGTCGGCGACAAGACGGTCACGGTCCTCGGCTCCTACGTGCGCGGCACCGCCTCTGTCGCGGCGGTCGACGCCATCGGCATCTTCATCGGCCTCCTCATCCTCCAGGTGCCGCTGGCGCTCCCCCTCGCGGTGCTGGTGTTCCTCCTCGCCTTCATCCCGATCGTGGGCGCGGTCTCCGCCGGCGTGCTGGCAGCGCTCGTCGCTCTCGTGGCGAACGGGCCGGTCAACGCGCTCTTCGTCGTCGGGGTTGTGGTACTCGTCAACCAGCTCGAGGGGAACTTCCTCCAGCCGGTGCTGATGGGCCGCTCGATGAAGCTGCACTCGTTCGTCGTGCTCGTCGTGCTCGCCGGCGGTACCGCGATCGGCGGAATCCTCGGAACTCTGCTCGCCGTACCGCTGACCGCGGTCGCCTGGGGCATCGTGTCGGTCTGGAACGGCGAGGACGAACCGGCCGAGTGGGCACGGCGCAAGAAGCGCCGGTCTCCCGTCCCGCTCTCAGGCGGCGAGGGGTGA
- the purN gene encoding phosphoribosylglycinamide formyltransferase, whose protein sequence is MFTVAVLISGTGSNLRALLEAAASADFPARVIVVGADREAEGFAHAEAFGIPTFLVAYEQFDSRAEWGSELTEQLAVWNPDLVVLSGLMRVLPPAVVDAWSPRLINTHPAYLPEFPGAHGVRDALAAGATETGATVHIVDSGVDTGPILAQERVAVLAGDDEHRLHDRIKPVERRLLIDVVRRIATGDLDLSSTVPSPIAARRDEASALDTP, encoded by the coding sequence GTGTTCACGGTCGCGGTCCTCATCTCGGGCACCGGGTCGAACCTCCGGGCCCTGCTCGAGGCCGCCGCATCCGCTGATTTCCCGGCGCGGGTCATCGTCGTCGGGGCCGACCGCGAGGCCGAGGGATTCGCGCACGCCGAGGCCTTCGGCATCCCCACGTTCCTCGTCGCGTACGAGCAGTTCGACTCGCGCGCCGAATGGGGGAGCGAGCTCACCGAACAGCTCGCCGTCTGGAACCCCGACCTCGTCGTGCTCAGCGGCCTGATGCGCGTGCTGCCGCCGGCGGTCGTCGACGCCTGGTCGCCGCGGCTCATCAACACCCACCCGGCCTACCTGCCCGAGTTCCCCGGCGCGCACGGCGTGCGCGACGCCCTCGCCGCCGGCGCCACGGAGACCGGTGCGACCGTGCACATCGTGGACAGCGGCGTCGACACCGGACCGATCCTCGCCCAGGAGCGCGTCGCCGTGCTGGCCGGAGACGACGAGCATCGTCTCCACGACCGCATCAAGCCCGTCGAGCGCCGGCTCCTCATCGACGTCGTCCGCCGCATCGCGACCGGCGATCTCGACCTCTCCTCGACCGTCCCGTCGCCGATCGCTGCTCGGCGAGACGAAGCATCCGCCCTCGACACACCCTAG
- a CDS encoding FAD-dependent oxidoreductase has translation MTSLWKHGLEPATGTTFDAGASHDVVVVGAGITGLSTALMLVRSGFDVAVVERGDVAELATGSNTGKVSLLQGTTLSELRRHHPARLVRAYAEANRRGAEWVADTASELGVPSTRRTAYTYAQDAGGVSAVEDEHAAATEAGVETRVVGVDEMAQVPFPIARAIALDDQLALDPARFARALAAAFVAEGGRLHTRTPVRRVSVVGTPTVHTDAGDLSAHRVVLATATPIMDRGLYFAKTSGLRSSCVSFALDGDAFDGMYLSTDDPTRSIRVVRQGDGPVDAPQLIVGGAGHPVGREDSALALVEELVAWARRHLPVAEETHRWSAQDYRSHNLVPFVGTLPRSLGRVSFATGYAKWGLTNGPAAAMRLVSELRGEKLRDRPHWMTVIGTRMTVPADLAQGAVENASVAREAVRGWVDAESTAVPVPRPGDGEGIVAQRSGKPVGIATTGGVTRAVDAVCPHLGGVLSWNDLECTWDCPLHASRFAPDGTRIEGPAVADLRRLDDGARPTSV, from the coding sequence ATGACCTCTCTGTGGAAGCACGGGCTGGAGCCCGCCACCGGCACGACGTTCGACGCCGGCGCCTCGCACGACGTCGTCGTGGTGGGGGCGGGGATCACGGGGCTGTCGACGGCTCTCATGCTCGTGCGGTCGGGATTCGACGTCGCCGTCGTCGAGAGGGGCGACGTCGCCGAACTCGCCACGGGGTCGAATACCGGCAAGGTCTCGCTCCTCCAGGGAACGACCCTCTCCGAACTGCGGCGGCATCATCCCGCTCGACTCGTGCGCGCCTATGCGGAGGCCAACCGCCGCGGCGCGGAATGGGTGGCCGATACGGCGAGCGAGCTCGGCGTCCCCTCGACGCGGCGCACGGCCTACACCTATGCGCAGGATGCGGGCGGGGTGAGCGCGGTCGAGGATGAGCACGCGGCCGCCACCGAGGCCGGAGTCGAGACGCGCGTCGTGGGCGTCGACGAGATGGCGCAGGTGCCGTTCCCGATCGCGCGGGCGATCGCGCTCGACGATCAGCTCGCTCTGGACCCCGCACGCTTCGCCCGCGCGCTCGCCGCGGCTTTCGTCGCGGAGGGCGGTCGCCTCCATACGCGCACCCCGGTGCGAAGGGTGAGTGTGGTCGGCACACCGACGGTGCACACCGATGCGGGGGACCTCTCGGCGCATCGCGTGGTGCTCGCGACGGCGACGCCGATCATGGACCGCGGGCTCTACTTCGCCAAGACGAGCGGGCTGCGATCGTCGTGCGTCTCGTTCGCCCTCGACGGGGATGCCTTCGACGGCATGTACCTCTCCACCGACGATCCGACCCGCTCGATCCGCGTCGTGCGGCAGGGGGACGGACCCGTCGATGCTCCGCAGCTGATCGTCGGCGGAGCGGGGCACCCCGTCGGCCGCGAGGACTCGGCGCTCGCCCTCGTCGAGGAGCTCGTCGCCTGGGCCCGGCGGCACCTCCCGGTCGCGGAGGAGACCCACCGGTGGTCGGCGCAGGACTACCGCTCGCACAACCTCGTGCCGTTCGTCGGCACCCTTCCGCGCTCGCTCGGGCGCGTGAGCTTCGCGACGGGGTACGCGAAGTGGGGGCTGACGAACGGACCGGCGGCGGCGATGCGCCTCGTGTCGGAGCTCCGCGGCGAGAAGCTCCGCGATCGCCCGCACTGGATGACGGTGATCGGCACGCGGATGACGGTGCCGGCCGATCTCGCTCAGGGCGCGGTCGAGAACGCGTCGGTGGCCCGGGAGGCCGTCCGAGGCTGGGTCGATGCCGAATCGACCGCGGTGCCCGTGCCGCGTCCGGGGGACGGCGAGGGGATCGTCGCCCAGCGCTCCGGTAAGCCCGTCGGGATCGCGACGACCGGTGGAGTCACCCGAGCCGTCGACGCCGTCTGCCCCCATCTCGGCGGTGTGCTCTCGTGGAACGATCTCGAATGCACGTGGGACTGCCCGCTGCACGCCTCCCGGTTCGCCCCGGATGGCACGCGCATCGAGGGGCCCGCCGTCGCCGACCTGCGTCGCCTGGACGACGGGGCGCGGCCCACGTCGGTCTGA
- a CDS encoding DUF6350 family protein, with protein sequence MHRLLVVLLAALDAVIAAAGGVAVVLAPLTLLWVVGFGSGADWATLWPASGAIWQLGHLVPLDLTLPAEYLNIAGIDPTAASFTLSLAPLALAVFTALFAARSGRRAAQAGAPATGAVTGVVVFTAIAAVVALTTANALATVELWQAVLFPALVFGLPAVLGAFVESWRLDEHGSIARLRSRIEHGTWGALPGLLVRGTAISVTGLIGVAAAIAGAAVLLRGGEIVALFEAAHVDAAGVIVLALAQLAYLPTLIVWALSFVAGPGFALGEGTAVSPAGTQLGVLPGIPVLGVVPESSTTWLLLLALLPVSVGVLTGWMLRSRLAAMPHAARDHDGGLLFRLVLAVSVAVVTGALAALLAVLGSGSIGPGRLARIGPDAGALAFTVGVEVLVGAAILLLLPRRASDDERREVAASVVPARPALPDPGLDTWRRLAAERPFSHPERPVPTTDTWQAPPTESAEPTIVGDRADPRPVSVDSDATEPIPGFERGGASDGDERPRRPSVD encoded by the coding sequence ATGCATCGCCTCCTCGTCGTTCTCCTCGCCGCCCTCGACGCCGTCATCGCGGCAGCGGGCGGCGTCGCCGTCGTGCTCGCACCGCTGACCCTCCTGTGGGTCGTCGGTTTCGGTTCCGGCGCCGATTGGGCGACGCTCTGGCCCGCGAGCGGGGCGATCTGGCAGCTCGGGCACCTCGTGCCGCTCGATCTCACTCTGCCGGCGGAGTACCTGAACATCGCCGGTATCGACCCGACGGCGGCGTCGTTCACCCTCTCGCTCGCGCCGCTCGCCCTCGCCGTCTTCACGGCGCTGTTCGCCGCCCGATCCGGTCGCCGCGCGGCTCAGGCCGGTGCCCCCGCGACCGGGGCGGTGACGGGGGTCGTGGTCTTCACGGCCATCGCCGCCGTCGTCGCGCTGACGACCGCCAACGCTCTCGCCACCGTCGAACTGTGGCAGGCGGTGCTCTTCCCGGCCCTCGTCTTCGGGCTCCCGGCCGTGCTCGGCGCATTCGTCGAGTCGTGGCGCCTCGACGAGCACGGATCGATCGCACGGCTGCGGTCTCGGATCGAGCACGGCACCTGGGGAGCGCTGCCGGGTCTCCTCGTGCGAGGCACCGCCATCTCCGTCACGGGGCTGATCGGCGTCGCGGCGGCGATCGCGGGCGCCGCCGTACTGCTGCGCGGCGGCGAGATCGTCGCCCTGTTCGAGGCCGCGCACGTCGACGCCGCCGGAGTGATCGTGCTCGCCCTCGCGCAACTCGCGTACCTGCCGACGCTGATCGTGTGGGCGCTCTCGTTCGTCGCGGGCCCCGGCTTCGCGCTCGGCGAAGGCACCGCCGTCTCGCCCGCGGGCACTCAGCTGGGGGTGCTGCCCGGCATCCCGGTGCTCGGGGTCGTCCCCGAGTCGTCGACGACGTGGCTGCTGCTCCTCGCCCTGCTCCCGGTGTCCGTCGGGGTGCTGACCGGATGGATGCTGCGCTCCCGCCTCGCCGCGATGCCCCACGCGGCGCGCGACCACGACGGCGGTCTGCTGTTCCGCCTCGTGCTCGCGGTCTCGGTGGCGGTCGTCACGGGTGCCCTCGCCGCGCTCCTGGCCGTCCTCGGGTCGGGATCGATCGGGCCCGGGCGACTCGCGCGGATCGGACCCGACGCCGGTGCTCTCGCGTTCACCGTCGGAGTCGAGGTGCTCGTGGGCGCCGCGATCCTTCTGCTCCTGCCGCGGCGTGCGAGCGACGACGAGCGCCGCGAGGTCGCCGCATCCGTCGTGCCCGCTCGTCCTGCGCTGCCCGACCCCGGTCTCGACACCTGGCGCCGTCTGGCAGCAGAGCGACCGTTCTCCCACCCCGAGCGTCCCGTCCCGACGACCGACACGTGGCAGGCACCGCCGACCGAATCGGCGGAGCCGACGATCGTGGGCGACCGCGCAGACCCCCGTCCCGTGTCCGTCGACTCCGACGCCACCGAGCCGATCCCCGGCTTCGAGCGCGGGGGCGCGTCGGACGGCGACGAGCGGCCGCGGCGCCCGTCGGTAGACTGA